The genomic DNA GACGGGAATTTACGATTTTATACATTTGTTGCTAATCTACACGTTCACAGGTAATTGACTAATTGATCAGCACAATTTGGCCAAGAATTTGCCCTACGACGCCCAAAACGCCACCAAGGCAGCTTCTGCCGGTGAAGCAGCAAGCGCGCATAGCACGGCGCCAGCCACGGCGTACCTGGAGGGCCAGGAGGGCCTCGCCCTGCGCGGCGAGCTCGCGGAACACGGCGACCATGTCGGCCTTGAGGAGGCGCCGCAGCTTGGGCTCcaccgcggcggcagcggacgcGGCGGAGCCGCTACGGAGGGCGGCGCGCTTGAGGGACTGGACGGCCTGGATGGCCTCTGTGCTGAGGTACCGGCCGCGCTGCGTCGGCTTCCGGTTCTTGCTCCGGTCCCGCATCGTGAtggtcccggcggcggcggcggcgctcctccgGCGAGCGCTGCCGCCGGTAGAGGGTAGGCGGAGCGGTGAGTAGGCGGTGAGTAGGCGGAGCATCGCCGCTCAGCTCTGCCTCTGCTCGAGTTGGATATTGGTGTACTGGTGTGGGATTGCGGCTGTTTTAGatgggttcagacttcagacttcAGACAGTAGTCCCCCGTCCGCGCCCCTCCCGCAGAAGTCGCGGGCCGCGCCCCTACCACAGGCGTCGCCGATCATCAGCTCAGGTCGCCAAGAAGCAGCAGGCGCCCCGCCGTCCAAGAGACCACGAAGGTGTACTCCGCTCTTGATTCGGGTGCTTGGGCTGGCTGGCCTGGCTAGTTTCCTAGTTGGTGCTGATGCTTGGGGTGGGGACTAGGGTGCGTGCAGGTGCCGGAGGTCGAGATCATCCAGATCGTGGAGAATGTGTGCAAACTGAAGAAATAGGAGGCGGATTGGACGCTCTGGATCGATATCGTTGAGAAAGGCAACAGGCTGGAGGTAAATTGACACTCtatggccatgtttagtttcctcccaagtcccaactttgacactatgcaaaaagaagattctccatcacatcaaacttgcggtacatgcatgaagtactaaatgtagacgaaattaaaaactaattgcacagttttgttgtactttgcgagacgaatcttttgagcctaattagtcaatatttggacaataattcacaaatacaaacgaaacgctacagttgcgcatttatggtaaaatgccaattttaccactcccaaattgggaactaaacaaggcctatgtTAGCTTCTGCAACCTCAAATCGAACGAATTATTTAGGCTTTTTCAGAAATTTTGTGTAGGACTTTCGTGTTCTCCCTGTTTCTCTCGTAGCTATCCTAGTTAAATGCCAAAATGTTTAATCGATAAGCACCTAATCAAACTTGCATACCGATGCGACTCCTATCTGATTTTGATCTTTTGGAAGACTGGGTCTGGGAGCAACATGCGTGTTAGCCACCTGCAAACTCAACAAGCAATTTGGACTTGATATGTTGAGATATGTTTTCTTGGCATGTAACATGGCATAATTCTATCGTATTCTAGCATGGCTGCTTCATCTAGAAATTTACCTGtccgcttcagcttattcagccggcttatcagtcaccgaacaatatttttctctcacaacaaatcagccgtttcagcttttcagccggcttataagtcgaGCCGAACAGGGTATCCCACTGTGTGTCTCTGTTCGTACTCTCTGAATCATTGTTGCCTTATAATGAATTCAGATAACTCTCTGAATCATTTGTGTTCTGGTggttatgttttttttatcagtTTGAAGTTGGTTTTAGTCTGGGCTAAAGGTTGATTAGCATGATCTATGTTTCTTCCGCTACTGAATACTGATACTAGCTGCTACAGGTTTATGGAACTTTGGCAATTGCTGAACTTGGGACCGATCATGCAGCATATCATATAGAAGATCATTTAGACCTTGCTTCATGGGCATATATAACAGTTAGCTTCACAAATCAAGTTGTCACCAACTAGATCAGAAGTTTCTCCAGGTTACACGTGTCTCCTGCTCCTGTTGATTATATgttaacctgaaaaaaattgaaCTTCATCAGCTGCTTGTTGCCTTTGATCATGCTGTAGGAGTAAGACCAATTGAACTATGTATCTATTTTTATCTGCTTGAAAATTGAATTCACATGGGATAAAGCTCAGTTAACAATGGATAAGTTCATTTTTATCTGCTAAATAGCTTGAGTGTGCATGTATGCTATGAGATAGGCGAGTACAATGATTTGGGGTATACAATATACCATATACTATTATTAGCCATAGTTGATGTGTGCCAGATTTTGCTGTTACAGGTTTATAGAACTTTGACGATTGTGAGCATGAAAGAGATAATACAGAAAATCATTGAGGAGATCATCTTGTCTTTCTTTCAGATCAGATTAATATGCTTCAGTGCAGTTATTCCATACTTGTACCCCTTTACATTCTTCTTTCAGATTAGATGAATATGCTTCAGGGCATTGTTATTGGGGTGTACTCCTCACAGCCGTTATATAAAATTGTTAACTTTCAAGGGGTAAAACAGATCTACACCACAGCAGTGCGGAAGCTGTTCATCCCCCAAGAGTTCATGCCTTGTTATGGTTATTGTccagaaacaacaaacaagttGCTGACCCAGGATAACTTAAGAGAAGAGATGTTGCGAACCAGAGTTGCTTGTTCTGCAGCCAAAATGGAAGTGTTCACCACTTGTTCTTTGAGTTTGTGGTCGCCACTCTTTCGAAAAAAGTTTGTGGTGGCCAAAAAATCCTGTACCTCACTAGCTGATCGTTTTGGTAGCCCAGTAGTGATTAGCTTTGAATCAGTTGCTAAGTTTTggctgtttcataaaaaaaacatgCTATCTTTAGCATGGCTAGCTCAGCAGTGATGTGAGATCTCTAAGAAATTATTCTTGTTTTCAGAATACAGCTTGGAGGAATATGTCACTGCTCTGGCGTCCGGTGGTACAGATGCTCAAGAACCGGGAATTACTCTGCCCGGTCAAGCTTCTGGAGCAGCACAACACAAGACACTGGTGCCTTCCTTGAAAGGATTAGCAGCAGGAGTACTTATAGCTGGTGTCTGATCGTAGACCTGTCCATACATGATGAAAGCCAACAGAAGTTGCAGCTGGGGAAGGAAGCACCGGAGAGTGGGAGCCGCAAACAGCTACTGCGACAGCGAGATGGCGGTGTGCTCTGAGCACTGAGCTGCACAGGAGCTGCAGGCTATCGCAAACTGAGGGAAACCGTCTGAGGCAGAGGTAGTCAGCTGGGTTACACCATGCTCTTTTGATGTGGGATGTTCAGTGAACTCTGATGTATGAGTAGAGAGGGAACAATGCATGCTTCTGATAGACTGTCCTGTTTTATGCAATGCATTATGGACGGGGGCTGAGGCCCTGGAACTCTATATTTGTATCCCATTATGTTGTCTGTGAAGATCGAAGGCAAATTTGGTCcacaaatgattttttttccctgtaGAAAAAGGTCTCTGCTGAAGCCTGTATGAACCATGGAGATAGCTGTGCTAGTGTGCTTTGTGCGCATGGCTGATGGCTCAAGTCCGTGCGATTTTCAAATGACACAAGGTTTTATTGATGAGACTCGATAGCAATTCACATGGCACCCCAATAGCCATCCTTCTCCCCACTGGTCAATCAAGACAACAGCTCAACGAGACAACCGATATGCCTATAATTAACGCCTCAACGGCTCCCGATTTGCAGCCCCACCACCACGTGCGCCACGTCACACCGCCAGCCGCGCGagcgcctcgccggcgcgctcgcCGGTGGACAGCCGGAGCCTCCTGTAGTCGTCGTACTTGAACTCCCTGTAGCGGCGCGGGTGGTCGGCGTCCACGAACGCCTCCGGCGCGCTCACCCTGTCGTCCTTGGGCGCGAGCAGGAACATGGCGATGGAGAAGCGCGGCACCGGCGCGACGCACTGCACCCGGTGCCTCACGTTGTGCAGCCTCCCGTTGCTCCAGGCCTGGGTAAACGAACGGCATCGATCAAAGACATCAAGATCGAGCACCTGGAGACGGCACGGATCTGCCAAGAACGAAGTTCATCATACCGTGCCGACGTCGCCGATGTTGATGAGGAAGGAACCGGCGACGGGGTCGACGGGCACGAACTCGCCGGTGGCGGGGTCCAGCACCTCGAGGCCGCCGACGCACTCGTCCTCCTGGAGCACGGTGAGGAAGCCCGAGTCCGTGTGGGTCTGCACGCCGGGGGAGCCCACCGTGTCCTCCGTGTAGTTGTACCGGTTGATGCGGAACTGGCACGGCCAGTCCCCGAACGAGTGCTCCTCCAGCCCCAGGCTCGAGGCCAGCTTGCCGGCGACGTCGACGATCACGTCGTGCATCCGCTCCGCGTAGCTCTTCACGGTCGCCCTGCgccaaagattttttttttccatcaccCGGGACGAGATTTCTATCTAAATCGGGAGAGGGGGAGGGCAGAAATGGATCGAGTTCCAAGCAATCAGCACAGCTTATGACAGACGTTCAGGAGCAGGCAGCCTACTAGTGCTCTGCGGGAGCAAAACACCTTTGTTCTATAGGTTGGCCGCTACAAGCGGCAATGCAGCGCACGACCTAGTGTATTAGTACCTGGGTTTACACGTCTTTTGGTTGTAAATTTTAACATGTAATCACCTAACATGCCCTAACCGTGTGCGTGCACTCGGGAGGTCCGTGTTGTACGAAACTTTTACTTTCTTCGTAATCGAAAGATATGGATCGAACTAGAAAAAGCACGCGCGAGAGCATGGTCGACCTGAggtgcggcggcgcgtcgaGGCACGCGCAGAAGGCGTCGAcgtcggcgggcgcggcggcgtcgatgagCCCGAAGGCCTCGTAGAGCGGATTGGTGGCGCTGGGCGCGACGTAGCCGCTGCCGGGGATGACGTCGGTGTTGCGGCGCTTGGCGTCGTCGGGGAGGTCGAAGAgcgcgcgcacggcggcctTCATCTCGGCCAGGAGCCCCCGGGGCACGCCGTGCCCGGTCACCCGGAAGCAGCCCTGCCGCTCGCACGCGGCCCGCAGGCGCGCCGACTCCTCCGACGCCGAGCCGGCGAGGCGCAGGTCGATCACGGggacctccgccgctgccgccatcccCGCTGCCTCGGCCATGATCTCTACTCTCCCGGACACGCCGCCCGGGTGTGCTTGCTGGGCTGCTGCTGTGTGCCTGCATGTATATCGACGGGTTGGTGAGACAAGCGGCCGACACGCCGCGTGTCCCACGTCAAAGGCTGCTTTCGTTGCCATCGGATGGTGCAGCCCGTTGATCGGGAAACTGTGAAGCAAACATTTTCCTACGCCTAGACCCTAGAGGACAAGGGGTCAGCGATGTCTGCCGGGTCGCCGGCTTGGAGCACCGGTGGGAACTCTGAAGCCTGAACCTGCTGATGGTGAGGAtcgttttcacttttcagtCGAGGAAGCACACTGAGAAGTGGCACCCGGAAGTCCAAGCAGGCCTTGCGCGATAGGCCGTGAGATGCGCGGCCTCGGCGTTTGCGTCGGCCGCGAACGAACGTTCAGAACACACTACACAAAACGAACAAGTTCAGGAGAGATACGCACAAAGGAAAGGAGAGTTTAGAGTAACATGCAAATACGACGATGAAAACGAGTCCTGTACATACACAAAAGTGTTCGGACTTCGAAACACACTACACAAAAGGTGTTCGGACTTCCATACGACAGCTCGAGTAGTAAACGAAGCAGAACACTAGAGAAACCCGTCAACTCAATGCTTACGTTACGTACACGCCCGCTGTATATAACACACGTACTACCTCGGATGTCCCCTGCGTCTCCAACTTCTACACTACTAGTTCGTGATACGTGCCACGACGCCCGATCgatgagcggcggcgacgacgacgtcggcATGCCCGCCGGCGCTCCCATCCGGCCGTGGGCCGACCTCGAGCCCGGCCTCGTCTCCACCATCGCCGACTGCTGCGCGCTCAAGGACTACGCCTCCTGCCGCGTCGTCTGCGCCGCGTGGCGCtccgcgctcccgccgccgctatCACGCCCGCTCACCGTGCTCCCGGCCGACGACGCCGCGAGCCTCCCTGTCTCGCTTGCCGCCTGCTCCCTCCACGCGCGACGCTGGTCCAGGCTCCTGCTGCACCGGCCGGGCGGCAGGgtcggcgccgcggcgcgctgCCGCTGCGTCGGCGCCTCGCGCGACGGGTGGGTGGCACTCGTCgcgggcgacgccgcggcgcccgcgggGCCCATGCTGTTCAACCCCTTCACCGGCGAGGAGATTCCGCTGGACGAGTCGCTGTACCAGCCCGCGCACGGCCAGCTGGCGCCTAAGATCATCTTCTCGCCCAACCCCACGCGCCGCGACTTCATCGCGGCGAGCCTCATCCGGCCGAACATGGTCGCCGTGCAGAGGGCGGCCAACGGCTGCTCGTACAGCGAGGACACGGGCCCGCTCCTCGACGGGGTCGTCCTGGTCGACATCGCCTACGGCGACGACGGCAAGGTCTACTGCTTGGCGTGGGACGGCGAGGTGCACGTGCTCCACCtcacccgccgccaccgtgtCTGCCGCCAGATGCCGCCGATGGAGGTGGGGCCGCTGCCGAAACTGCCCATCGGCGCCGACGCCTTCCCTCCGCCGTACGACGTCATCTCGGAGTACACGGACGGCAAGAACCTGGTGCTCTGCGAAGGTGGGCTGTACCAGGTGTGGAGGCGGTCgagcggctccggctccgtcaCCGTTGACGCGCCGCCCGGGGGAGCCGCGCGGCGGATTCGCATATTCGAGGGCGACGTCTTCGTCCTCAGGTACGACCCGGGGAACTGGCCGGGCAGCTGCTGGACGGTGGCCGACGCGAAGGATCTGAGAGGGAACGCG from Setaria italica strain Yugu1 chromosome VII, Setaria_italica_v2.0, whole genome shotgun sequence includes the following:
- the LOC101778080 gene encoding 2-oxoglutarate-dependent dioxygenase DAO, producing MAAAAEVPVIDLRLAGSASEESARLRAACERQGCFRVTGHGVPRGLLAEMKAAVRALFDLPDDAKRRNTDVIPGSGYVAPSATNPLYEAFGLIDAAAPADVDAFCACLDAPPHLRATVKSYAERMHDVIVDVAGKLASSLGLEEHSFGDWPCQFRINRYNYTEDTVGSPGVQTHTDSGFLTVLQEDECVGGLEVLDPATGEFVPVDPVAGSFLINIGDVGTAWSNGRLHNVRHRVQCVAPVPRFSIAMFLLAPKDDRVSAPEAFVDADHPRRYREFKYDDYRRLRLSTGERAGEALARLAV